One window of Phycisphaeraceae bacterium genomic DNA carries:
- a CDS encoding FkbM family methyltransferase encodes MPVRRMISGALHRAANRIWAPAAPSQAAASLTSPELETRVRDAASTLRALTLVRDRGHQVSTVVDIGASDGRWSAAARSVFPGANYLLIEAQELHRKSLEAYCAGHPGAEFCISAAGPRADGMVYFEPSGEFAGSASEHPTDKETIKIPVTSIDHELAKRAWQGPFLLKLDTHGFEVPILEGARRTLEQTEILVIETYNFRLSDNALMWHEMVAFLDRLGFGVVDFSEPLWRVYDRTLWQMDLFFVPKRSEEFKYVNYA; translated from the coding sequence ATGCCTGTTCGTAGAATGATCAGCGGCGCGCTGCACCGGGCCGCAAACCGAATCTGGGCACCCGCTGCTCCGAGCCAAGCGGCGGCCAGTCTCACCAGCCCAGAATTGGAGACCCGTGTTCGCGATGCCGCAAGCACTCTCCGGGCGCTCACGCTTGTTCGTGACCGCGGTCACCAGGTGAGCACAGTCGTCGATATTGGTGCATCGGATGGTCGGTGGTCGGCCGCTGCGAGGAGCGTGTTTCCGGGCGCGAATTATCTTCTCATCGAGGCGCAGGAACTGCATCGCAAATCTCTCGAGGCATATTGCGCCGGGCATCCGGGCGCCGAGTTCTGCATTTCCGCGGCGGGACCGCGTGCGGACGGGATGGTCTACTTTGAACCAAGCGGGGAATTCGCCGGCTCGGCGAGCGAACACCCGACCGACAAAGAGACAATCAAGATCCCCGTTACAAGCATTGATCACGAGCTAGCGAAACGTGCGTGGCAAGGACCATTCCTGCTTAAGCTCGACACGCACGGATTTGAGGTTCCGATACTCGAGGGCGCTCGTCGCACGCTCGAACAAACCGAGATTCTCGTGATCGAAACGTACAACTTTCGGTTGAGCGACAACGCGCTGATGTGGCATGAAATGGTCGCATTCCTCGACCGGCTTGGTTTCGGAGTGGTAGACTTTTCGGAGCCGCTCTGGAGAGTTTACGACCGCACGCTGTGGCAAATGGACCTGTTCTTTGTTCCCAAGCGGAGCGAAGAATTCAAATACGTGAATTACGCTTGA
- a CDS encoding AMP-binding protein — MIERNPDSSLECAPLAAETFVSIEDESVPSCFERVARLQGAKCAIGSGSWRPTYSELNAAANRLAHHLIARPGDRGDRVAIVVRHDGPLISAMIGVLKAGRVAVVLNPTEPESRLSRSLDDAQPAFIIADSANERLAASLAKKIPVIRLEFADGESEENPSLPISPRDLAFLIYTSGSTGQAKAVMKPHRSVLHNARRLAIGLELKPEDRSLWLASPSGGQGLATLWSVLLSGGEICPFPVMERGVTGLADWLEDHGITIWVSAASIFRHFVQTLDANRRIECVRAVRLASEIANWNDVASWRRHFSTHGFLLHTYSSSETGNVTQFRVTGETPLREGRLPIGRAADGLEILLLRRDSEGIAQSGEGEIAVRSRFLSTGYWRREDLTSERFVGGDGPDGTRTFRTGDLARMNERGELIIAGRADKRVKVHGYRIEISEVEEALSRVIGIQGAVVRASSESAGETRLRAFVCRRIGATNGAEAIRSELRAALPGHMIPSEIVFLEQFPTTPHGKIDGKALDEMEVQIEESSAHIPPANAREAMIAEIWESVLKRPRVGRGSNFFDLGGDSLSAAVIAARIDAAMGVQLDLRVFIDHPSLGSLAEAIERTSKAEKNRALIGLQHESRANPLPLSFGQERMWRFSRRPEDSARYTVACRYQILGPLDVEAFRESLSAVANRHEILRTTFEEVQGRPVQRVHPHAQVEIPVIDLSAEPGAAEIATRTFRELVARPFDLTRLPLLRIVLLRFGDREHGLLRVNHHIVSDSWSWGIFFREVAATYELRCGGGLIPSSPEKSFQYADYASWQRRHLDRQASAYRETVQWWRTLLADPPGRLELPRRVGRSAVQPEDGLIWWGLSPDISRRLESLARSRDATYFMVRLSAFLLQLAWETETRDIVVGTYATGRARLETQQIFGYFANLATLRLRLTPDRPFSHWLGETQRLVSEVQARNEIPYDELCDELRREGMNPPEVQAVFSLSDHRAPLRFRDVELRWLERRVEAMPWGFSLAFDPHNELSGCSVMFDANKHDPAWVRGFIRRYVELLDSVSQDPEVVCWPHSKLGVMEQVDAPSARVAPR, encoded by the coding sequence ATGATCGAGCGGAATCCGGACAGCTCGTTGGAATGCGCTCCGCTTGCCGCGGAGACGTTTGTTTCGATCGAAGACGAGTCGGTTCCTTCATGCTTTGAACGTGTCGCTCGTTTGCAAGGTGCGAAGTGCGCCATCGGTTCGGGGAGTTGGAGGCCAACATATTCCGAGCTCAATGCCGCGGCGAATCGACTGGCGCATCACCTGATCGCTCGCCCCGGAGATCGCGGGGATCGTGTGGCGATCGTGGTGAGGCACGATGGTCCTCTGATCTCGGCGATGATCGGCGTCCTGAAAGCCGGGCGTGTCGCCGTTGTGCTGAATCCGACGGAGCCCGAATCTCGCCTTTCACGGTCACTGGACGATGCGCAGCCGGCGTTCATCATTGCGGATTCCGCAAATGAACGGCTTGCTGCGAGTTTGGCGAAGAAAATCCCGGTGATCAGGCTTGAATTCGCCGATGGTGAATCGGAAGAGAATCCGTCGCTGCCGATTTCGCCGCGCGATCTCGCGTTCCTGATCTATACCTCCGGATCAACCGGCCAGGCGAAGGCGGTTATGAAACCGCATCGGAGCGTCCTGCACAATGCTCGCCGGCTCGCGATCGGGCTGGAATTGAAGCCTGAAGATCGGAGTCTCTGGCTTGCTTCGCCGAGCGGTGGACAGGGCTTGGCGACGCTCTGGTCGGTCCTGTTGAGCGGAGGTGAGATCTGCCCCTTCCCGGTCATGGAACGGGGTGTGACCGGCTTGGCGGATTGGCTCGAAGACCACGGGATCACAATCTGGGTTTCGGCGGCCTCGATTTTTCGTCACTTCGTTCAGACGCTTGACGCGAACCGGAGGATCGAATGCGTGCGTGCGGTCCGCCTCGCCTCTGAGATCGCAAACTGGAATGATGTTGCATCGTGGCGCCGGCATTTCAGCACACACGGTTTCCTGTTGCATACCTATTCGTCATCAGAGACGGGCAACGTCACACAGTTCCGCGTTACCGGCGAGACGCCGCTTCGTGAAGGACGTCTGCCGATCGGCCGGGCAGCCGATGGTCTGGAAATCCTGTTGCTGCGGCGCGACAGCGAAGGAATCGCGCAAAGCGGCGAAGGAGAAATCGCGGTACGAAGCCGGTTCCTGTCGACGGGATACTGGCGCCGCGAAGACCTGACATCCGAGCGATTCGTCGGTGGCGACGGACCGGACGGTACCAGGACGTTTCGCACCGGCGATCTCGCACGGATGAACGAGCGCGGCGAGTTGATCATCGCCGGCCGTGCTGACAAGCGGGTAAAGGTGCATGGCTACCGCATCGAGATCTCCGAAGTCGAAGAGGCGTTATCGCGGGTGATCGGCATCCAAGGAGCGGTGGTGCGTGCGAGCTCCGAGAGTGCCGGGGAAACCCGTCTTCGCGCCTTCGTTTGCCGGCGCATCGGCGCAACGAACGGTGCCGAAGCTATCCGGAGCGAGCTTCGCGCAGCGCTTCCCGGGCACATGATCCCGTCGGAGATTGTGTTCCTTGAGCAGTTTCCGACGACGCCGCACGGGAAGATCGACGGTAAAGCGCTCGACGAGATGGAAGTGCAGATCGAAGAATCATCTGCACACATCCCACCCGCGAATGCAAGAGAAGCGATGATCGCAGAAATCTGGGAGTCGGTGCTGAAGCGCCCAAGAGTCGGGCGCGGCTCGAATTTCTTCGATCTTGGCGGAGACTCTCTGTCCGCCGCGGTGATTGCGGCGCGAATCGACGCGGCAATGGGGGTGCAGCTGGATTTGCGGGTGTTCATCGATCACCCGAGTCTGGGGAGCCTGGCGGAGGCTATCGAGCGGACTTCGAAAGCAGAAAAGAACCGAGCATTGATTGGACTCCAACACGAGTCGCGCGCGAACCCGCTTCCGCTCTCGTTTGGCCAGGAGCGGATGTGGCGGTTTTCGAGGCGGCCTGAAGACTCCGCAAGGTACACGGTCGCTTGTCGCTATCAGATACTCGGGCCACTTGACGTTGAAGCATTCCGTGAGAGCCTCTCTGCTGTCGCCAACCGACACGAGATTCTTCGAACGACATTCGAAGAGGTTCAAGGCAGGCCCGTTCAGCGAGTGCATCCGCATGCGCAGGTTGAAATTCCGGTGATCGACCTTTCGGCGGAACCAGGGGCTGCGGAGATTGCGACGCGGACCTTCCGCGAGCTGGTCGCAAGACCCTTCGATTTGACTCGGCTTCCGCTGCTGCGCATTGTGTTGTTGCGCTTCGGAGACCGGGAACACGGTCTGCTGCGCGTCAATCACCACATTGTGTCGGATTCGTGGTCGTGGGGCATTTTCTTTCGAGAAGTGGCGGCGACTTACGAGCTTCGATGCGGCGGCGGCTTGATACCTTCGTCGCCGGAAAAGAGTTTCCAGTACGCTGACTACGCCTCGTGGCAGCGTCGTCACTTGGACCGTCAGGCGTCCGCGTATCGCGAAACAGTGCAATGGTGGAGAACCCTACTCGCCGATCCCCCCGGGCGCTTGGAGCTCCCGCGGCGAGTGGGACGGTCAGCGGTTCAACCGGAAGACGGACTGATCTGGTGGGGACTGAGCCCGGACATTTCTCGTCGGTTGGAATCGCTCGCCCGTTCGCGAGATGCAACCTATTTCATGGTCCGTTTGTCGGCGTTCCTTTTGCAACTGGCCTGGGAAACTGAAACCCGGGACATCGTGGTGGGGACCTATGCAACGGGCCGGGCACGTCTGGAGACACAGCAAATATTCGGGTACTTTGCAAACCTGGCGACGTTGCGACTTCGGCTGACCCCGGACCGCCCGTTTTCGCACTGGCTTGGCGAAACCCAACGGTTGGTAAGCGAGGTTCAGGCGCGAAATGAAATTCCGTACGATGAGTTATGCGATGAATTGAGACGAGAAGGGATGAATCCACCCGAGGTGCAAGCGGTCTTCAGCCTTTCCGACCACAGGGCTCCATTGCGATTCAGGGATGTTGAGTTGAGATGGCTGGAGCGTCGGGTGGAAGCGATGCCGTGGGGGTTTAGTCTCGCATTCGACCCGCACAATGAATTGAGCGGTTGTTCGGTGATGTTCGATGCCAACAAACACGATCCTGCTTGGGTGCGGGGTTTCATTCGGCGATATGTTGAGTTGCTCGATTCAGTTTCTCAAGATCCGGAGGTCGTTTGCTGGCCGCATTCAAAGCTAGGAGTCATGGAGCAGGTAGACGCCCCTAGCGCTCGCGTTGCTCCTCGCTGA
- a CDS encoding glycosyltransferase: MTADELTLIRDAPLSGNIKRVLKRLARPLGLKLGVYGQHRPIPFRPDPELLSEQSSKQSLEAALIDPPLISVVTPSFNQGRWLRGAIESVTGQRYPRLEYVVIDGGSTDNSIDVLRSAAGITRWISEPDRGQADGINKGFALTSGEIMAWLNSDDLFLPGAFRYVARWFREHPEVDVVYGNRIIIDTNGDEVGRWVLPPHRSAAYLWRQYIPQETLFWRRSLWNRTGARVNTEFDFLIDWELILRFHHAGAKFCRLPRTLGAFRTHPLQKSVRVAHSVGKREVDRLRAPLDRTRRLWYRIDNLAYVLESVAQSWARSFADRIARKRT; this comes from the coding sequence ATGACCGCAGACGAACTAACGCTTATCAGGGATGCGCCGCTGAGCGGGAACATCAAGCGCGTTCTGAAGCGACTTGCCCGACCTCTCGGTCTGAAACTCGGAGTCTATGGACAGCATCGCCCAATTCCGTTCCGTCCCGACCCGGAATTGCTTTCCGAGCAATCGAGCAAACAGAGTCTCGAGGCTGCGCTCATTGACCCGCCGCTGATTTCGGTCGTGACGCCCAGCTTCAACCAAGGACGTTGGCTCAGGGGCGCCATCGAGAGCGTGACCGGCCAGCGCTATCCGCGGCTGGAATACGTTGTCATCGACGGCGGCTCCACCGATAATTCAATCGACGTTCTGCGGTCAGCCGCGGGAATAACGCGCTGGATTTCCGAGCCGGACCGCGGGCAGGCCGACGGGATCAACAAGGGGTTTGCGCTGACCAGCGGCGAAATCATGGCGTGGCTCAATTCGGACGATCTCTTCTTGCCGGGCGCATTCCGCTATGTGGCGCGATGGTTTCGCGAGCATCCGGAAGTCGACGTGGTCTACGGCAATCGGATCATTATCGATACGAACGGCGACGAGGTGGGCAGATGGGTGCTTCCGCCGCACCGATCCGCGGCATATCTCTGGCGCCAGTACATCCCCCAGGAAACCCTATTCTGGCGCAGATCGCTTTGGAATCGGACGGGCGCACGCGTCAATACCGAATTCGACTTCTTGATCGACTGGGAGTTGATACTCCGATTTCATCACGCCGGTGCGAAGTTCTGCAGGCTGCCGCGCACGCTTGGAGCATTTCGAACGCACCCGCTTCAAAAGAGCGTCCGCGTCGCGCACTCGGTCGGAAAGCGCGAGGTGGATCGCCTCCGGGCGCCCCTCGACCGCACGCGCCGGCTTTGGTATCGGATCGACAACCTCGCGTATGTTCTCGAATCTGTGGCGCAATCCTGGGCGCGATCCTTTGCCGACCGAATCGCGAGGAAGAGAACGTAG
- a CDS encoding glycosyltransferase, protein MTSGNETLPSFALVTPSLNCGRFIERTIRSVLDQNYPNLRYAVVDGGSSDNTGDVLARWKHKIDHVLIEPDGGMYDALNKGFANIDADIMGWINADDLLLPGTLRLVGSLFRQFPEMEWLTTLYPCVIDEHDAVVKLSPLAQVSSAGIRRGDYLPIAGWYGFGFIQQEGTFWRRSLWQRAGARVDSSLSAAGDYELWCRFAPLAEIWGVDVPLAGFRYHPNQKTSRNLAEYKSEALRITKRSGYSPRFRWLHNLRILGIRACPGRIRYLLDELGLRSRGPEITYDWWGRQWRKH, encoded by the coding sequence TTGACATCCGGCAACGAAACTCTGCCCAGCTTCGCTCTTGTCACGCCGTCTCTCAACTGCGGCAGATTCATCGAGCGCACCATCCGTTCCGTGCTCGACCAGAACTATCCCAATCTGCGCTATGCGGTCGTCGACGGCGGTTCGAGCGACAACACCGGGGATGTGCTCGCCCGCTGGAAGCACAAGATCGATCATGTCTTGATCGAACCGGATGGAGGTATGTACGACGCGCTCAACAAGGGATTTGCCAATATCGACGCGGACATAATGGGGTGGATTAACGCCGATGACCTGCTTCTGCCGGGTACGTTGCGGTTGGTCGGGAGTCTCTTCCGTCAATTCCCGGAAATGGAATGGCTCACGACGCTGTATCCCTGCGTCATCGACGAGCACGATGCGGTGGTCAAACTCAGCCCGCTCGCTCAGGTCAGCTCGGCAGGCATTCGTCGCGGGGACTATCTTCCGATCGCGGGTTGGTACGGATTTGGCTTTATCCAGCAGGAGGGAACTTTCTGGAGACGCAGCCTATGGCAGCGCGCCGGAGCTCGAGTCGATAGCTCGCTTTCCGCCGCCGGCGATTACGAGCTTTGGTGCCGCTTCGCTCCGCTGGCAGAGATTTGGGGCGTCGATGTCCCGTTGGCCGGATTCCGCTACCATCCGAATCAGAAGACGTCGCGCAACTTGGCGGAGTACAAGTCGGAAGCCCTGAGGATCACAAAGCGATCCGGCTATTCTCCGAGATTTCGCTGGTTGCACAACCTTCGAATTCTGGGAATTCGAGCTTGTCCGGGGCGAATCCGATATCTGCTCGACGAGCTTGGCCTGCGTTCTCGCGGTCCCGAGATCACTTATGACTGGTGGGGACGTCAGTGGCGCAAGCACTGA